A stretch of Sulfurovum zhangzhouensis DNA encodes these proteins:
- the gspD gene encoding type II secretion system secretin GspD, with translation MKLTKIILGILLILSVGLHAEEETVEVNFRDLSVKDFVEMVSKIMQKNILIEEDLRGNVNFVSTKPIKKSSLFTLTNVILSSKGLTLVDQGEFYRVVKSQSAPGEGVPVSSSIEGDTLRTVLFPLRNTNAAVIRAKIKPLLGKSDEVISFKENNVLSITSQPRTLASISKLINALEEKGEKTSVVVRLKNSSTKDIFTNVNNMAKKLFPQAIESEAVDIFEDSATNSIILVGKPENARRMIKYIKQLDIQGESVTQKMYVIRLQNSNVEEMEKIMSQLISQMNSMTPDKPAKQGERPQKAMVVSDIERNALIVLATAEQMKNIRETVNKIDIPKVQVYVKARIVEVNKNLASQIGMRYGFEGGAITSQGLFSAAANMGASSLMVSPTLLGFLNSQDTYTNPITGGVSTITTRPFKFDSNISQVFALGAQVDLLEKNGAAHILSEPSILCTNNKEAEIYVGQTQSILTQAQQTTQGQGNIINNYSREDIGITLKVKPRLSSNNQVTLEVVTEIEDVLPGSSASADRPTTTKRKVTTNAIVSNGETIILGGLIKKAGGKGESQVPILGDIPIVGELLFSSDTDAESEENVVVYLTPYIVRKSEDLKKLKAVLTELEEVQIRYNEYVYEGLEGGALNSPEGTGKNPASQRIKRKPKSNLAILDEE, from the coding sequence ATGAAGTTAACTAAAATAATATTGGGTATTTTACTGATCCTTTCAGTGGGGTTACATGCGGAAGAGGAGACGGTAGAGGTCAATTTTCGTGACTTAAGTGTAAAAGATTTTGTTGAGATGGTTTCTAAGATCATGCAGAAGAATATTCTTATCGAAGAGGATTTGAGAGGTAATGTTAACTTCGTTTCTACCAAACCTATCAAAAAGAGCTCTCTCTTTACATTAACCAATGTCATACTCAGCAGCAAAGGATTGACACTGGTGGACCAGGGTGAATTTTATAGGGTTGTTAAAAGCCAGTCTGCCCCGGGTGAAGGTGTACCGGTCAGTTCAAGTATTGAAGGTGATACATTGAGGACTGTGTTGTTCCCTTTGAGAAATACCAATGCTGCGGTCATCCGTGCAAAGATCAAACCATTGCTCGGTAAAAGCGATGAAGTGATCTCTTTCAAAGAGAACAATGTTCTTTCAATTACTTCACAGCCAAGGACATTGGCTTCCATCTCTAAATTGATCAATGCCCTCGAAGAGAAAGGTGAAAAAACCTCTGTAGTAGTAAGGCTCAAAAACTCCAGCACAAAAGATATCTTTACCAATGTCAACAACATGGCCAAAAAATTGTTCCCTCAAGCTATCGAGAGTGAAGCAGTCGATATCTTTGAAGACAGTGCGACAAACTCTATTATCCTTGTCGGAAAACCGGAAAATGCAAGACGTATGATCAAGTATATCAAACAACTTGATATTCAGGGAGAAAGCGTCACACAAAAAATGTATGTGATCAGACTCCAAAACTCTAACGTCGAAGAGATGGAAAAGATCATGAGCCAGCTTATCTCGCAAATGAACAGTATGACACCAGATAAACCTGCTAAACAAGGTGAAAGACCTCAAAAAGCGATGGTGGTTTCTGATATCGAGAGAAATGCATTGATCGTCCTTGCTACGGCTGAACAGATGAAAAATATCAGAGAAACGGTAAATAAGATTGATATCCCGAAAGTACAGGTGTATGTGAAAGCGCGTATTGTTGAGGTCAACAAAAATTTGGCTTCACAGATAGGGATGCGCTATGGATTTGAAGGCGGAGCGATTACTTCACAGGGGCTTTTCTCTGCAGCGGCAAATATGGGGGCTTCTTCTCTAATGGTCTCTCCGACACTATTAGGGTTCTTGAATTCTCAAGATACATATACAAACCCGATTACGGGAGGAGTAAGCACCATTACAACACGTCCTTTCAAATTTGATAGTAACATTTCCCAAGTATTTGCACTAGGTGCGCAAGTGGATCTGCTTGAAAAGAATGGTGCGGCACATATCCTCAGTGAACCTTCGATTCTCTGTACCAACAACAAAGAAGCAGAGATCTATGTCGGGCAGACACAGTCCATCCTGACTCAAGCTCAACAGACAACACAGGGCCAGGGAAATATCATCAACAATTACTCCAGAGAGGATATAGGGATCACCCTAAAGGTGAAACCGCGTCTCTCAAGCAACAATCAGGTGACACTGGAGGTAGTGACCGAGATAGAGGATGTATTGCCTGGATCTTCTGCATCCGCAGATAGACCGACAACGACCAAGAGAAAAGTCACGACCAATGCCATCGTAAGCAACGGAGAGACGATCATTCTTGGAGGATTGATCAAAAAAGCTGGAGGAAAGGGTGAATCACAGGTACCGATCCTTGGAGATATCCCTATCGTGGGTGAACTTCTCTTTAGCAGTGACACGGATGCAGAGAGTGAAGAGAATGTGGTGGTTTACCTCACGCCTTATATCGTAAGAAAGAGTGAAGACCTTAAAAAGTTGAAAGCAGTGCTGACAGAACTTGAAGAGGTACAGATAAGATACAATGAATATGTCTACGAAGGACTTGAAGGCGGTGCTTTGAATTCTCCGGAAGGTACAGGGAAGAATCCTGCAAGCCAAAGGATAAAAAGAAAGCCAAAGAGCAACTTGGCAATCCTGGATGAGGAGTAG
- a CDS encoding PDZ domain-containing protein: protein MKHLFKPETMRQVMIILATIVFVKLVWVVVALIWLPTSGVEYNEDKGPKNLYYRVRISLDNQPQQAERPKEAPKASIQDIDLLAIYSASDITVVTVRHKGKTKVLSKGEEINGFVLEGAGSDYATFSKDEKLYTVTLFMPKKSDKGVGTITTVNGSAGVSPQRTKSDQEGPVTGEVVDAGDRRIIDRSLITHYATNMGDIFKDIGIKDIKDGDSIKGFQVSFVRRGSHFSKLGLQRGDIIKSVNGQEINSYNAAFGIYKDIQNIENLTLVIVRDNKEMELEYEVN, encoded by the coding sequence ATGAAACATCTTTTTAAGCCAGAGACTATGAGACAGGTCATGATCATTTTAGCAACCATAGTGTTTGTGAAGCTGGTGTGGGTGGTGGTCGCATTGATATGGCTGCCTACTTCAGGGGTAGAGTACAATGAAGACAAGGGGCCTAAAAACCTTTATTACAGAGTCAGGATCTCTTTGGACAATCAGCCTCAACAAGCAGAAAGGCCTAAAGAGGCACCAAAAGCCAGTATCCAGGATATCGACCTTCTGGCTATTTACAGTGCTTCTGACATCACCGTCGTCACTGTAAGACACAAGGGAAAAACAAAAGTGTTGTCCAAAGGTGAAGAGATTAACGGATTTGTACTGGAGGGAGCAGGAAGTGACTATGCGACATTTAGCAAAGACGAAAAACTCTATACGGTGACACTGTTCATGCCTAAAAAGAGTGACAAAGGTGTTGGCACGATCACAACTGTAAACGGTTCTGCCGGTGTTTCCCCTCAAAGAACCAAAAGCGATCAAGAGGGACCGGTTACCGGAGAAGTTGTAGACGCAGGTGACAGAAGGATTATCGACAGGTCACTGATCACCCATTATGCAACGAATATGGGTGATATCTTTAAGGATATCGGGATCAAGGATATTAAAGACGGTGATTCGATCAAAGGTTTTCAGGTCAGTTTTGTGCGGAGAGGAAGCCACTTTTCCAAACTTGGTTTGCAAAGAGGAGATATCATTAAGTCCGTTAATGGACAAGAGATCAACAGCTACAATGCTGCCTTTGGTATCTATAAAGACATTCAAAATATAGAAAATCTGACGCTGGTCATCGTCAGAGACAATAAAGAGATGGAGTTAGAGTATGAAGTTAACTAA
- a CDS encoding type II secretion system protein, with the protein MQTFRKGFTLIELMIVIFLIVLIYALVFSYFSEEETKPEALTPLTLKASLADAGMLSGQTTLLCTDKCKTCYLRQGLQSDFKLYENAANLQNSEVYLLDTYNDLSLAEYGRYDDKKVCLQLDFYPNGSSTKAVLKTPQGIFYLPSYFGKPQEVESLEAAKDLWLKDTKLVTGTGDFY; encoded by the coding sequence ATGCAAACATTTCGGAAAGGATTTACGCTTATTGAACTGATGATCGTAATCTTTCTGATCGTATTGATCTATGCTCTGGTTTTCAGCTACTTCAGTGAAGAAGAGACGAAACCCGAAGCCCTTACTCCGCTTACGCTCAAAGCATCACTGGCAGATGCAGGGATGCTGAGCGGGCAAACTACACTTTTATGTACCGACAAATGCAAGACCTGTTATCTCAGACAGGGCCTTCAAAGTGACTTTAAACTCTATGAGAACGCAGCAAATCTCCAAAATTCAGAGGTCTATCTGCTCGATACCTACAATGATCTCTCTCTTGCCGAGTATGGCAGGTATGATGATAAAAAAGTTTGTCTGCAACTCGACTTTTATCCAAACGGCAGCAGCACCAAAGCAGTCCTCAAAACGCCACAAGGTATCTTCTATCTGCCTTCCTATTTCGGAAAACCGCAAGAAGTTGAATCGCTTGAGGCAGCTAAAGATCTCTGGCTAAAGGATACCAAACTGGTAACTGGTACAGGAGATTTTTACTAA
- the gspG gene encoding type II secretion system major pseudopilin GspG: MKNQPNLRNAFSLIELLIVIAILGLLVSMVAPSLMDSADKAKRDQVCIQMAEVNKALDMFRLDNGSFPDTEEGIEALLSNPDADKYPNYRPKPYMERLPKDAWQTPFIYINEGGKIELISFGTDRKEGGEEYASDIFYTKECQK; the protein is encoded by the coding sequence ATGAAGAACCAACCGAATCTAAGAAACGCTTTTTCATTGATTGAACTACTGATCGTAATTGCAATTTTGGGACTACTTGTTAGTATGGTCGCACCATCATTGATGGATTCAGCGGATAAAGCAAAAAGAGATCAAGTATGTATCCAAATGGCAGAGGTCAACAAAGCTTTAGATATGTTCAGACTGGACAACGGTAGCTTCCCTGATACAGAAGAAGGTATTGAGGCACTTCTGTCAAACCCGGATGCTGACAAATATCCAAACTATCGTCCTAAGCCATATATGGAACGCCTTCCGAAAGATGCATGGCAAACACCTTTTATCTATATCAATGAAGGCGGGAAAATAGAACTGATCAGCTTCGGAACCGATAGAAAAGAAGGCGGTGAAGAGTATGCAAGTGATATTTTCTATACCAAAGAGTGTCAAAAGTAG